Below is a window of Rhodamnia argentea isolate NSW1041297 chromosome 11, ASM2092103v1, whole genome shotgun sequence DNA.
AATCACGGAGCACGATTAAGAATAGGAAAAACCTAAGGGTgagaaagggaagaggaagaaccAGCTTTGAGGAAGTCGTCGTTCAAAGCCTGGAATTGGGACTGATAATCGCGGGCTTGCTTCTCCGCATTGCTCAAGGCGTCGAAGAACTCCGATTTAACCTGTGGCAAAAGTAGAAGGGAAAACGAAGAGTGTGAGCAGCGAGTCGATGAGAGAAGCGAGAGAAGAGGGAAGGAGGGAAGGACCATTTGGCGACATTGATAGGTGCAGAGCAAGTGgtcggaggaggaagaggggTGATCAGGATCGACATCAGGGGGTTCCTCGTAGATGACGAGCTGGCGGCCGGACCCGACGGGAGGGCTAGCGTCGGCGGCTCTGTTTTCGAGCCTTTGCTTCTTCGACGGTGGAGGAGTCCGCAGGatcatcgtctctctctctctctctctctctcttctgctaaTTGACTGATGGATGATGATTGAGACCCATTTTGAAACCTAAGGCGCCATCGTCACTCTCCCTCGTTCCTCTTCTTTCCTTCGCGACGCAATCAAAAAAAGTATTACAAAATGGTCCCCATAATTTGATCGGTTCAAACTCCTCTATTAATTTGGGGGGCAAGTGTAAcagaaaaatgcaattaagtcctaaaatttttaaaaagtacgatcaatcaagtgcaatcaaatcctaaaactttcaaaaaattgtaattaattGAGGCacttaattgaattaatttgataaattttagaacttgattgcacttttcaaaaattttaggattcaaccgcattttcgtaacaagttttagaacttaattgtatttttttgaaaatcttagaactaaattacactatcatgataagttttaataCATCTAATACACTTATCCGTAATTAATTTatctcgtatttttttttttgacaaattcacCCTTGATGACCCAATATGACATCTTGGTATATAacctccaaaaaaaattaaaaattagaaagctTTTTTATTTAAGAGGTTAAAAGCatgtttcattaaaaaaaaaatcacatcaccAGAGAATTAATCCTATAATTATATGTCACTCGTTGCTATGCATATCATagtcttaaaaaaataatattttctcgCCTCTTTTTATGTCTCTTCATTGTCTTTGCATAAGAACTTATAAACGTGAAACTTATGCTCGCTTTATGATGCACGTACACTATTCATGCATATCTTGTAACAACAAAATTCTTCTAAACTCTTAGGTCGAGCTAGGCTTTGCCAATTCTCAGCTCGCCAAGTTTGTGTGTATGATCGAACCTAATCAAATTTAtcttcttatttaaaaaaagaatgcaTGCTTACTAACTATAATTAAATATAGATATTCTAATATAACATCatatatttatattatttaattttttgaaagactGAACTTAAATTTCTTTATAAATTAATTGTAATTGAGCCAAGCTCCATGACTCGAATCTAGTCGGACTATATCACAAGACAGGATACTAGTCGCGTCAAGTTCGAGGTTTCGAGATGTGGatgataaattttaaatcttaaaaattaaagaatcgaATAGGACGGAAATGCGAAATTGCTCACCCTCGAGTCAGACTAGATGCCTCGAGACGAAGCATTTTGGAGATGTCGTGCAGGGAAGGGGCGGTGGGGCAACGGTCGACAgctttgaaaaaaggaaaaaggaggaggGCCGGGCCTCTCTTTATAATAAGAATATTTAGGAAGAAGAGAgcagggagagagggaggggaggacgatgaagatgatgaaggcggTGAAGAAACTGAAGTTGTGGACCAAGAAGAAAAGGAGCAAGTTGCAGCGCAGGACGAGCACGACCACTCTCATTATTAGCAGCGGCGATTGCTGCCCTCTCCTCCCCATGCCTTGGGCTGAAATCGAAAAGCAGACCGAAACCGAAACTGAAATCAAAATCTCATCGTCGTCTGCATACTGGGCTCCTAGTGCTGCGCCCTCTGCTCCCCCTCTGCCACCATGGCTCATCCTCCAGCGCGAGCATGAGGACCACGAGCAACGCTTCAATTTCGCCTATCAGTGTCCGCAGCAGCCACCCGAGGATGAAGCTGTTCCGGATCTTACGACGCTCCCCGCGAGTAGGGGTGGAATGTTTGGGTGCGCGGTTCAGTTGGGGATCCATGTGTTTCGCTGCTTCTGCCCTTGTTTCCACGTCCGCgatcatcctcatcatcaccCCAAGCTTCACGCGAACTGAGTTTTCCATCGATGGATGAGGAAGGGGGGAAGAGGGGGGCCGTcgttcatcttcatcttcatcttcatcttcactttgttttgtttggtttggttttatTTCATCTGGTTTTATTTCCCGCTTAATTGTCATTGCCAATATATTGGCAAATCAGACtgttttcttccccttttgTACGACATTGTTCCAGAATTCAATCAACGaggaccccccaaaaaaaaaaaaaggaaaaagaaagctaATTGTAGGAATAGAATGTGAAAGCGAAAGCAGGGCGTTCGTTAACCTAACCGGGCTCTAATTCTATCGGGCCTGGGCTTTATAGGAAAACGCGATGGCTGTGCCTCTTGCTGCGCTGCGCTAAGATTGGAAAGATAGGTGGGCAACTTCACTGCAatgacggcgacggcgacggcgacccctatgacggcgacggcgacggcgacgtgGAACCTGATGACGAGCcggggcggcggcggtggagggCGGACCGTCCTGATTACGGGAGTGAGCAAAGGCCTTGGCAAGGCCCTCGCCCTCGAGCTCGCCAAGCGCGGCCACTCTGTCATCGGCTGCTCCCGCTCCCAAGACAAGCTCGACTCCCTCCGCTCCCTCCTCTCTTCCTCCGACGACGCCACCACCGATTCCCCTCACCTCCTCCTCAACGTCGACGTCGTTAGTATTCGCTTCTCCTTTCCCCTAAGTTTCCCTTTTCCCATTCACCGACTGACTAGGGTTTAGGTGTTCGGGATGCCCTTTCCACTCACCACCCTTCTTCCACTACCAGAGATCAAACGGCAGCGTCGAGGAGCTCGCGCGCGCGGTCATGGACAAGAAGGGCGTTCCGGACATCATAGTCAACAATGCCGGGACCATCAACAAGAACAACAAGATTTGGGAGGTCCCGGTGGATGAGTTCGACGCCGTCATTGACACCAATGTCAAAGGTATCGCCAACATGCTGCGTCACTTTCTCCCTCCCATGATTCAGCGCAAGCATGGCATCGTCGTCAACATGTCTTCAGGCTGGGGCAGGTCGGGTGCTGCTCTGGTACGTTTCTAGGAGATGCTCCTTCTGTATTGCCATCCAATTGCATCCTCTTCTAACTACCTTCTTCCTAACTAGAACTCGGAATTTCTCAAACAAATCCCAGCTCTTATGCATGACTCCCTCCAAAGAGAGACGTTGGCAACTGGGTCGTAATCCTTGATACCACTTGAGTTTTGTCTTGCAAGGTTGCCCCTTATTGTGCATCGAAATGGGCAGTCGAGGGTTTGACCAAATCGGTTGCAAAGGAATTGCCTGATGGGATGGCAGTCGTTGCGCTTAATCCCGGCGTGATAAACACTGATATGCTGGCTTCCTGCTTTGGCAATTCTGCTTCCCTATATCAGGCACCTGATGCATGGTATGTGCTTACTCCCGTCGTGTgacaaaattaatttaggatttgaCTTTTGTCTGTGGGTTCATTTCGTCTCTATAAAAAATGGATACATTCAAGCTGATCGTGTGCTACTGCTGCTTGCTAGAACCTCCATCAagcaaataattttcttagctTTAGAGTGAGACTCTTTTGATGAAATCGGGTTGTCTATTTGAGCGTAGTGCTTTTGGTTGTCATCTTCTAATTGCCCATCTGTTCAGTTAGATAATAACATCACTATTCCTTTTTTGCTACAATATCTTTTGTTCATTAATTGTGTAAGTGTCACTCAAGAACCTTCTCATATCAATCTAGCCTCTAGGCCCTCCTCTTATGAGGATCAACATGGCTGTTGAAGGTTCTTCAATTTCACTTGACTGGAAGTAGCAGCAAGAGTTGATTTCAGAAAGGCCAAGATCATTAATCTGTCCAATTTAAGTCTTTCTTGAGAACTCGTGGTTTATTGGCTTAATCTGTTCGCTTTGGGGCAAGTGAATGTAGGGGAAAGTAGCAAAACTTATGACTCCACGTCTATGCTGCCTGCTTAGATTGTGATTTTTCTCTAGTTGATCAGGAGCAAGCGGATTAAAGTGATTTAAAGGTTGGCATGTGGGTGTCTGTTCATATTTTCTGCGTCTCTTTGTCTGCTTTACTTAACAAGGCAATAAGGCATTGGGTGCTTATGAATTTTAGGGCTGCGAAGGCTGCTGCTATGATACTGAATCTTACAGGGGCAGACAATGGTGCATCCCTTACTGTGTGAGGGAATTATTTACAATCGACAATTTTGCATCCACCTCGGAAGGGGACAACATCCGTTGAATCCACTGGAGCAGCCAAACAGACCTGCCAATCTTGAAACTAGTCATCGGTTTATCGTCAGTTGGAAAAATATGCCAGTCAGTAGTGAGGCCAGAATCCTTGTTAGCTTGTAATTGTAAAAACTAGAGTTATGTCACTTCCCTTTAATCTCATTTGGTTTGAAGGGTATCTATGCGAGCATGGGAAATTCACTTGCCATTTTATTCACTGCTTTTGATGCTACGGAtgcgtttggttcggcttttggGGAAAGtttttgaggaaatgcaaagGCCTTTAGCTAAAAGGgctttggtgaaaaaaaaaaaattggttgatCAATTACAATTGAAAAGAGACTTGAAAGCAATTTTGGGGGAAATGTTATTTGGTAAACATGTATTTGGAAAGACATTTGGTGTGAACAATTTAAGTATTTTAACtttaatttgtttgaaattgtAATAAAAAACAATGACTGtaatttaattataataaaCATGGTCACATATGTAATTTATACAAAAGCTACGATGATTGTAGTTTTCATATTTTCTGATTGAGAGTAATATAAAAGGGACATACATCAACATcgacatcacctttatcccaaactagttggggttaGCGGTTGATgaacttaaaaataaataaaataaaagcaagaccgattgagggaaaagaataaaaaggacatacatgttgataataaaaaaaatcacatcgaAGTAGATCTTTCTCaatcaaaaaaagagtaatttaATTATAATAAGCATGGTTACATAGgtctcgaggaaaaaaaaaatacgatatCCTTGGATATTACAAACCTCGTTAATTATTTCTTAAACTCGTGACTATCTTATCACGTAAACGTTCCATGTCGGGAGATGCATTATCATTTGAAGCACTCGCCTTCTCATTTACGGCATCGTGGTCAATCGAATGTCCATACTCACGATCCAAATTCGTTATTTCAAAATACGTTTTAGGCACAAGATTTCTTTGTTAAAAATTGTGCAAAGAACTGTCGCTACGATCATATGTACTTGCTTTTTATACGAAGAACTTGGCACATTAGTTAAAATCTTCCATTTCTATTTTAATGCACCGAAGGCTAGCTCAATTTTTGAGCGTAGCAAGGAATGAGAACAGTTGAATACTTCTTGATAACGGACCTTGTCGAAATTCTAGCAAATGATATCTAACTACTTTATATGGCCCCAAGTAACCCATGGGATTTGGATACATTACctactaaataatatttttttctacatattttgtaaatttaattaacGTATACCACAAAGATACACATGGATGTACATAAATCATTAATTAAAGAATCTGAAGGAGGATGGGGAAATTGTGTATCATATTTTCCAATGGCTTCATAGAAGATACATATATTATGAACTTGTCTCTCCCAACCGACTCGAGCATAGATAAATTCCATATTAAAATTACATACAGCCAACACATTTTTAGTGGTCGCTCCTTTTCGACCAATAAAACAAATTTGATCTTACGCAAGTACCGCTGCTAGAATATGCGCTCCAATGCAATCATAAACCAAATAACAAAAATGTTACTTGATTTACATTTAGTTTTTCGCTTTTATAGCACGTATAATAAATAGGACATGAAATTAACCCAAGTGAGCCCATTTTCCTTAAAACTAAGCTCAAACCCATGTCTCTCTTCACGGCCCAGtccctttgcttcttctttcttcttcttcagcaggGGTACAAAGAGACCGCCACGATTACGAGGAAAACGAGTGTCGCTCatctgagagagagaaaagagagaaagaaagataaatctTCACGCCTCTTCGATCCGGACTCCACGGCAAGCCGAATCAATGCCGTTTTGCCGCGCCAGATATCGAAGCCTTTATTCGTCTAACTAgagaaaatttttggaattAGGGCACCATTTCAGATCTTCGTCGAGTTTGAGTTGTTGCGTAAGATTACGTGGATGTCGGGCAGTGTTTTTATATAGTAATGAAAGATTAGGGTGTTGTGAAGTCGTGGAAATTGACGAATCTTGATTTGGATTTACGGTTTGCCTAAAGCGAGTTTTTCAAGTTCAGGGTGTTGTTGTACTGTTGAGAACAGCACACTTCAGTGGTTGTTATCTTCTGTTTTCAGTTGTCTTTTGGGTTAGCCATGTTAAAGCTTTTGTAATACATTGAATAAGTTTCGTTTTTACTGTAAAATCGCTTAAAACGGAGTTCGACGGAGGAAATTATAACGTAAGGAAATTTGGAGCGCAAGCTATTCATAGACAGCAATGGGTGTCCGCTATGGGCAAGCTTCTGTTGATGCTTAGTTGTCGTTCTATCATTAAAAATATGTAGTTTAGTTGAATCGTGTATTAGACTGGCGTGTTACTCGGTTTTAATCCGTTTTTCCGTATATTTGATAGGAATTCGAACACGCCAACTTGACTACCTCTTGTAGGTTGGTTTTGGCTCTATCGGGTGAGTGATTATTTCTTCTTTGTGTTTGTAAACTCATACTCCGAAAATGGTAATACTAAACATGGTATGAGTTAAGAAATAACATTTTGTTGCATAAAATAGTATTGAGCATTACTGCTATTTTCTctatttgaaatgaaatgttacCTTTTGATTCATAGTTAAGAATTGCAAAGAACTCATGATTTGTTAGTGTTGTTTACAAAAGGTtttgatgtgtttttttttttttttttttggtcgaatgggaGGTTTTGATACGTTGATCATGAAAGTTATATGTGCTTTGGTTACATAACTTATTTGTGATATATATTCTTGTTTATGAGAAAGATGACATGAAATGGTTTATGACCGTTTTGTGATATTGATTCCAAGTTGGCTTGTGACGTGAGAGGGGTGCCATTGTGAGTTTATGTGGTGCTCAAGATCACTGTGAACTCGGTTGAAGGGTTTGTGGATATGCGCATACCAGTTTTAGGGATATCTCGTGGGCCGAACCACCGGCATTATAGATGGAGACATTGCCAAAGGGGAATGTTGGTGGCATTTTTTCACGAGGAGTTATGCGTGACTATAGTTAGATTCTTGAGCTTGACGGACAATCATAACCTATCttaaaatatggataaaatCTTTGTTGATCTTCTCTTGAACAACCCTTTATTGCCGATCGTTGGCTAGATCATATATTTTCCCATATCATATACTTTAACTATAGCTAAGCTAAAGTGCCCCTAGAGCGATAAGCGCCAAGCGCCGAAAAGCACTCTTATGCTGACCTCTTACCTATATTATATTCTGAAATATAAAGATAAATTTTATCTAACAACACTCCAATATCATGAGGTATGCCTTTCGTCCTAAGGACCTTAAGCTTATTATTGGCTTGTTATAAACCAGCGTCGAGTAAGTTGTATCATTAAAGATGAACTtaatagaaaagtaaaagaagtgGTAATAAAAACCTTAATTTTACTCTCACACCGTTCATCACATCAacggttttcttttttggatccCATCATAAGCCGTTTCATTATAAATTAATGTCTTTCgtctttttcattcttccttAAGATTATCTCACTTACTCTTTATTTGATATACATCGTACCTTTTGTCTCTACACTCCTCGAACCTATTAATTATGACTCTCTATCCATCCATTTTCTTGGGTGTAGGATGATTgcctttttcaatttgttcagcGCACAAAATAGAAATATCTTCGGGGGTCCAATATGCTAATATGATCACGAGTAAGTTTGAGGGGCACACAGAAATAAGAGAGTGCTCTCAGCATACGGCAATAGCACGGACGCGCATAGCACACACAACCAGAAAACATGTTAAATCATGGAGGGTGAAGAATGGGCTGCAAGAGTCAAAGAACTCAAAGTAAAATATTTATATTCCACATTCCACACTCTCGCATTTGCGTAATTAAACTAATCTCACATGGTATATACATCAGATGTACCACAAATGGCGTAAAAATCACGAATCAAAGTGACATTGTGAAATCGCAAACAAAGATTAGATCTGTCATTACCAACGCaaatttctacaaaaaaaaaaaaaaaaccttcatgctcaacaaaaataaacaaatattacTTGGTAAGAGAGGCGAGCACGGAGTGAGGGAAGAGAGCTCGAAGGCAAGAGAGCTCCGAGGGGAGCGAGTCTTGAGCGTAGAGAGGGCAGAAATGATCTGTGGGCAGAGAAGAAGTGAGAGAAGTGACGATTTAGGGTGTCGTTCAAAAgggataaaaatgaaattatgatTGATAAATGAGGATAAAATGGGAAGTTTTGACATTTTCAGTAAACCGGAGCAATTGTATTCCGAAAATGCTACCTCTCAAACCTCTCAATTTTGTTTTAACAAATGTCATTTGCAATTAGCCAAGGGATTATAGTGCCCCAAGGGGTTTTGAGATTGCTTGACCGAAACGCCCTGTGAGATCGTGAGATAGAATGTATTGGATCATCCTGAGGCATTCTTCGGCTTCTCATTGTCGCCAAACAAGTGAGGGAAGCCTTCCAGTGATAAAGCTCTAGTACAatgatttttcttgtgattACTAATGTTCTATTAGGGCAAAAGTACAAcagaagtgccaatatttgtgtatggcgctcactttagggcaaatatttttttcggatcacttaaatgtcaattttttttaaaaacagttatttcaatgccaactccggcGAGCTTCGCCGGAAATCCTACATAGCGTCCACGTGGCTCGCTTGAACTtccaaatcatcaataaaaaaaaaaaaaaaagttaaaaacattaaaaaaaaaaaaaaaaatccggtgCAGCAACGAGGGCTTGGCGACCCCCTTCAcccatcccccacccctcgTTGGCCATTGCTGATGAtggtgggggcggcggcggcgagggctcacGGCCCTCCCTGCTGCAAACTCACaattccctttgtttttttttttatgtgtttgatttttttaggtaatttttatgtttaattttaatttttttagaaaataattatttttaacttGAACAACCCATGtgggttgattttttaaaaaaatttgacacgtaacattagaaatttaattaaaaaaaaatgtcacatgtCTTGTTTGGCCGacattagcacttaaataatcatttttggcCAGAATTGGCACTTCGATGatcgtttttctccgatttggcacctaagtgatttgaaaaaaaaatattaacattaaagtgatcgccgtacacaaatattgacactcttgCTGTACTTTTGCCGTTCTATTAGTAATCAAGAATGTTCTATTAACGTGGGGGAGATGATAGGTATGAAAATTAAATTCCCATCATtatgaaaggaaggaaaattgGATCTTGATCGTTAAATTAGAACAAGATTTACATTTGCAATTAGAGTTTTCATGAGCATTCTAGAATGTTCCATCCACGGTataaagggaaggtaaagaGATTGAATCTTCACCGTCGGATAAAAGGGCAATCTACGAGATGGTATAATAGGGTCTTAAGTCGATAGGCTCATGCATAAGTAAAGTGCCCATCTCATCATCGCCCTCAAatccaacaaagaaaaagcaacagtAATAGAAGCGCCAGGATTGAGTCAAAGGAAAGCCTAAGTGATTACGACGAGGCCTTGTTGGAACATGATGATGAGcctgggcggcggcggcggcactGGACGGAGGACCGTGCTGATTACGGGAGTGACCAAAGGCCTCGGCAAGGCCCTCGCCATCGAACTCGCCAAGGGCGGCCACTCCGTCATCGGGTGCTCCCGCTCCCAAGACAAGCTCGACTCCCTCCGCTCCCTCCTCTCTTCCTCCGAAGCCGCCGCCGAGTCTCCTCACCTCCTCCTCAACGTCGACGTCGTTAgtatttgctttttcctttcccGTAGTTTTTCCCCATTCCCAGTCGCAGAGACTGACTAGGTTTGGGTGTTCGGGATGCCATTCCGACTCCACCCTTCCACCTTTTGGCAGAGATCAAACGGCAGCGTCGAGGAGCTCGCGCGCGTGGTCATGGACAAGAAGGGCGTTCCGGACATCATAGTCAACAATGCCGGGACCATCAACAAGAACAACAAGATTTGGGAGGTCCCGGTGGATGAGTTCGACGCCGTCATCGACACCAATGTCAAAGGCATCGCCAACGTGCTGCGTCACTTTCTCCCACCCATGACTCAGCGAAAGCGTGGCATCATCGTCAACACATCTTCCGGCTGGGGCAGGTCCGGCGCTGCTCTGGTGCGTTTCTAGGAGATGATGCGAGCCTTCTGTATTCCCCATCCAATCGCATCCTCTTCTGACCATCTTCTACTACGGATTGTATGATGCCTTGACATCCATCGCCCTTGATATTGATTTGAGATCTTTTTGGAATTGCAAGGTTGCCCCATATTGCGCATCGAAATGGGCAGTCGAGGGTTTGACCAAATCGGTTGCAAAGGAGTTGCCACAGGGGATGGCGGTGGTGGCGCTGAATCCCGGCGTGATAAACACTGATATGCTGGCTTCCTGCTTTGGCGATTCCTCTTCCCTGTATCAGGCACCTGATGCATGGTACGTCCGACCgaattttattttggatttgacttCTCATCTCTGCAAAAAACGACGACTTTCCTCAACTCTCCTTTCGTGGCCATTTTACTGCCCGCTTAATTTGTGACACTTGACTAGTTAATCATGCGTAAGCAGACCAAAAGTAACTCGAGCATTTGGGCGTGTAGATGCCTGTCTTAATTTTCTGCGTCTCATAAGGCAATGAGGGGCATTTTATGTATTTCAGGGCTGGGAAGGCTGCTGCTATGATACTGAATCTCACAGGGGCGGACAATGGTGCATCCCTTACTGTGTGAGGGAGGGAATGCTTTGCATATTGCAATCGACAACTTTTGGAGACCTAACTCAGGATTCGCCCCTTCCTTTTCAACGATTAAATTGGAGTCGGTTCTAAATTCCCAGATGAGAGTTGTCTAGAATTTGCTTACATGAAACTTAAATCTTCAGAATATATGACCATACACAATACATTTGGTGGATAGCAAAATTTCCTCATTTAATTGCCTAGTGTCGTCATGGCTCAGATCTGCTCTTGCTAGTAGTGCCAATGACATTATAACAACCCAAGAGGCAAGATTACCTCATAAGGCAGAGTGTTGTGAAAATCCCCATTCCAGAGCCCATCAGACAAGAAATAATCCACGCTTGGTCACTCTCcacagagagggagggagagagatagagagagagagatgacaaaGAATCCAATGCCACATAGCATTACAAAAGTTGGCGGTCTGATCAGACAATCTCCGGAAAATGCAGCTCCTAGAAAAATAAACCAGTTACAAAAACTGAAAAAGGAGAATGATACAACAAAAGTACAGAGCAAAATTTGGTGAACCGGTGACAGCATCCCTGGAAATAATATAAATGCTAATGGAAGGACAAACAATACATCAATGCCATATTTACCCATTTCTATCGATCTCTATAACATCATGGGATCTTGAACATGCTAAAAGTACCAGGCAAACCGGGATCTGTAACATGACCAACAATAGGCTCCAACTAGTATCTGTAAGCTGAACCAGACTGTGGTGGAGCAGGTGGCAACCGATTAGGTGTACGCCGGCCACCGGGATTGGATGTGGAGTGGGCATCACCATTTTGCACAGGATCACTATAACGCCTACTATGGCTCGAACCTAATCTTGAATCAGTAGGGCCATTGGCTGCAGCATCAAATGCAGACCTCCAGTCGTCGCCTGGCACAGTTCCATTGGTTCTTGGGCTGCTTTCTGCGAAACAAGACTCTTTTTCAACCATTCACCCAAAAACTGGGACTCTGCTCGTTTGTGAGGAGACATCACTTCCACATCAATGCACAAAGCAAACCCCACAAAGTATCTGAGTTTGTTTTATTTCACATTGCGAAAGTTGACATGCATGCCCCAATGAGCAGAGGTATTTATGAATCATTTTTAGTAAAACACGATCCAAGATGACGATCTAAAGGACCTGCTTACTAGCAACAACATCCAACAAAGAGCTTCCAGATTTAGTTGGTCTGGACAACATACTTAACATCTCAATGAAAAGAACTCAATACTTGAATTTCTCCCGATAACTAATGTCAACCAAGTCAGATCCAATTAACTCCACAACATCAACACCAGGCAAAGTTTTGTGGGCAGCAAATTGTGGACTTTGTTAGTATCATCTGAAGATGTTGGGTGTCAAGAAGGATGTGACAGGTGTAAGAAACAAAATTAATGTCTCTGAAGACCATAGACTTGCTTGTTGAGAAAAAGTGGAAGATacattcttcaattttcattGCAACATGCATGATAACTGCCTCATTCAGTGGTTGAACCCCAGAGTCTGTAAACGATACCTGAACTGTTGCCATCATTGGCCCAGCTGGAGGCGGCAGATGCTCGATTGTCATGAATACTAAGTTGTCTTGTCAGTTTTGAGAGAAGAGAAGACTGTTTTTGGTACCGTTCCCGCTTGTGTTTTACATTCCGGTCTTCTTGAAGGAGTTCTTCAATTCTTGCTGTGCTTTGGGAACTGCAAAGTGATGCGTCATGGAACATTTAGGCTGCC
It encodes the following:
- the LOC115747365 gene encoding NADPH-dependent pterin aldehyde reductase-like — its product is MMMSLGGGGGTGRRTVLITGVTKGLGKALAIELAKGGHSVIGCSRSQDKLDSLRSLLSSSEAAAESPHLLLNVDVRSNGSVEELARVVMDKKGVPDIIVNNAGTINKNNKIWEVPVDEFDAVIDTNVKGIANVLRHFLPPMTQRKRGIIVNTSSGWGRSGAALVAPYCASKWAVEGLTKSVAKELPQGMAVVALNPGVINTDMLASCFGDSSSLYQAPDAWAGKAAAMILNLTGADNGASLTV
- the LOC115747364 gene encoding NADPH-dependent pterin aldehyde reductase-like — its product is MTATATATPMTATATATWNLMTSRGGGGGGRTVLITGVSKGLGKALALELAKRGHSVIGCSRSQDKLDSLRSLLSSSDDATTDSPHLLLNVDVRSNGSVEELARAVMDKKGVPDIIVNNAGTINKNNKIWEVPVDEFDAVIDTNVKGIANMLRHFLPPMIQRKHGIVVNMSSGWGRSGAALVAPYCASKWAVEGLTKSVAKELPDGMAVVALNPGVINTDMLASCFGNSASLYQAPDAWAAKAAAMILNLTGADNGASLTV